Below is a window of Fulvitalea axinellae DNA.
AGCATATCGCCAGTGCCTGTCACAATCACGTGCTCAGCAGGGATTTTATGTATGATTTTCTCAAGGTTATGAGCGAAATTCTCATAAATAAGGATAGCCTTTACGCCTGCGTCGGTAAACTGATGCTCCATCTCACGTGGCGTGTACAAAGGATTGGTGTTCACCACAACAAGGCCCGCTTTAAGCGCCCCGAACATCGCGACCGGGTACTGGATAAGATTCGGTACCTGAAGCGCAATCCGGTCACCTTTCTCAAGTTTCAGGTGGTTTCTGAGAAACGACGCAAAATTGTCGGTAAGAGTGTCAAGTTCGTTAAAAGTGATCCGATCCGCAAAACTTTGGTAAGCGGGCGCATCCCCAAACTTGGCGACAGTTTCCTGAAACAACTCCAGCATTGATCCGTAACGGTTCGGATCTATGGTTACCGGAACTCCTTTCGGATAATTTCCCAACCAAGGTTTTTTATCAAATATGCTCATAACGAATGGTGTTTAGATGTAGCGACAAATGACTGAAAAAGAGACAAATGAACTGTAAAACCCTTAATTCAGTCTCTAATTCAAGGGAACCGATTTTAAATTTTATATGTAAAATTTAATGCCAATCAGACGCAAAACATTATTAACGGATGATTATTCTTTTAAAATATTAAAATATCCTCAAAGTAAAAATTAAACAACCCGCTATCTAATCGGGAACCGGAGTTTCCTTTCAAGTTCCCAAAAGCCGGCACGTCCACACACATTCCCCGAACAGCGTCACGAGGCCGAAACTTTTGTATATATCAAAACAGTATCGGTCTTTTAATTCGCCACAAGGTTTGCCCTTGCCTTACAATGACTTATTTTTGCGGACTGATTACAATTCCCGCCAAAACCGGTTCATTAGGTTAACAACCCGGACAGGCGACAAAACCACAGGGCATCTCTTTGGGCAGACAACTCCCCAACGGAACGCAAGCCGGCTCCGCAAAGACGATTTCCAGAAAAATATAAGCGACGTGCTATTCGAAGATTTCAAACTTGGCAAATTCCTTCTTAGAGGATTGCAGGAAGCGGGCATCGAGGAGATGACCCCGATACAGGAAAAAACCATTCCGGCGGTAAGCGCTGGCAAGGACGTGCTGGGCATCGCGCCTACGGGCACGGGAAAAACAATTGCGTTTCTCTTGCCGGTGATCAGAAACCTCAATTACTCCAAAGAGGGAGCGCCAAGATGCCTGATCCTTGTTCCGTCAAAGGAATTGGTGATGCAAATCGCCGACGTGGCCGAAACGCTGACAAAATACATTAACCTTCGTATCACGAGGGCTTATGGTGGCGGTAGCAAAAAAGACCAGATCGCGTCTTTGGAAAACGGCACCGACATCGTGGTGGCGACTCCCGGCAGGCTCCAAGAGCTTATCGCTATCCGGGCTCTGAACCCACGCCATATCAAACACTTTATAGTGGACGAAGCCGACACCTTGATGGACCAAGGCTTTCTTCCGCAACTGAACTTGGTACTGGACAGCCTTCCTGAAAGACGCCAAAACCTGCTTTTCTCGGCTACGTTTACGCACGAGACTCAGGAAATCGCCAACTCGTTTATGAATAATCCGACCAAAATCGTGGTCGGAGAGATTAAGCCTCCGGCCAATATCAAGCAACAGGCCTACGACGCCGTAAATATAAAGACGAAGCTGAACCTGTTGGCCGACTTGCTAAACGACAGCGAGACGTTTACCAAAACGATCGTTTTTACCGAAAGCCGGAAGGTGGCCGACCGTACGCAGCAATTCCTCCACCACAGGCTATTTACCGGAAAGGCGCAGGTTATTCACTCAAACAAGACAGAGAATTTCCGTTTCCGCGCGATTGAGGAATTCAAAACCGGAGAAGCCACTGTTTTAGTCGCCACTAGCGTAGCGGCGAAGGGTATCGATATTGATGATGTGTCGCACGTAATCAACTTCGAGGTTCCCAAAGAATACGAAGAATACGTTCACCGTATTGGCCGGACAGGTCGTCAAGGAAAATACGGCGAAGCCATCACGCTTGTAGAGCCGGAAGAAATGCCCGACTTCGAAAACATCCAAGCGCTGACAGGCACCGTAATTCCGCTTATGCCTCTTCCCGAAGGGACAATGTTGGTGGAAATGGCACCTAGAAAACCAACTGCTGACAGGCACGGTAACTCCGTAAAGAAACACAAAGTCAAGGAAATCGAGCGCGGTCCAGCTTTTCATGAGAAAAAAGACAAAAACAAAAAGACCAACCAAAGGGTAAAAGCCATGCCTCATTTGAGCGCCAAAGCGAAAAAGTCTTTGGGGTTGAAATCGAACGGACGCCCAAGAAAACGAAGAAAATAAGGAAGCGAAAGCTATCTAGAACCAAAATCAGGTGAGGAAAATCGAATTTTTCTCGCCTATTTTTTGAAAACTGACGAAAATCATGAAGCGAAAACAGGGTTTGTTTTACGATTTTTTCAAAAACACGAAGTCGCACTTTTATTTCGGAAATTTCACACAACAAGCAACCGCAAGAAGATTTTTCAAC
It encodes the following:
- a CDS encoding DEAD/DEAH box helicase, whose amino-acid sequence is MRTDYNSRQNRFIRLTTRTGDKTTGHLFGQTTPQRNASRLRKDDFQKNISDVLFEDFKLGKFLLRGLQEAGIEEMTPIQEKTIPAVSAGKDVLGIAPTGTGKTIAFLLPVIRNLNYSKEGAPRCLILVPSKELVMQIADVAETLTKYINLRITRAYGGGSKKDQIASLENGTDIVVATPGRLQELIAIRALNPRHIKHFIVDEADTLMDQGFLPQLNLVLDSLPERRQNLLFSATFTHETQEIANSFMNNPTKIVVGEIKPPANIKQQAYDAVNIKTKLNLLADLLNDSETFTKTIVFTESRKVADRTQQFLHHRLFTGKAQVIHSNKTENFRFRAIEEFKTGEATVLVATSVAAKGIDIDDVSHVINFEVPKEYEEYVHRIGRTGRQGKYGEAITLVEPEEMPDFENIQALTGTVIPLMPLPEGTMLVEMAPRKPTADRHGNSVKKHKVKEIERGPAFHEKKDKNKKTNQRVKAMPHLSAKAKKSLGLKSNGRPRKRRK